In Gallus gallus isolate bGalGal1 chromosome Z, bGalGal1.mat.broiler.GRCg7b, whole genome shotgun sequence, one DNA window encodes the following:
- the CZH18ORF25 gene encoding uncharacterized protein C18orf25 homolog isoform X4 — protein sequence MKMEAVGKAEELLDSEVPPKASEKQETAPDEDGPIELETRTQKDSVPAASDSAVLSSMPCLLMELRRDSSESQLASAESDKPTGGRVYESDSSNHCMLSPSSSGHLADSDTLSSTEENEPCQAEAVVEEDPSGVSGAAAGRKSRRSRSESETSTMAAKKNRQSVDKQNGRVTKVKGHRSQKHKERIRLLRQKREAAARKKYNLLQDSSTSDSDLTCDSSTSSSDDDEEVSGSSKTITAEIPAGFSRAGGSGGATREIPGLLDRGTVWDRNCIGNVLEEAMNCFAEMQRQTEEKFRMWIEKLTRLDTDEESKQQLEPREPKMQLVGQRVPPTTQSGAFIQMPDSQVLPQQSFNSYMGCQNVDATLEFPATFNNNFPPIFPENGNIAEPDLNQS from the exons ATGAAGATGGAGGCagtgggaaaagcagaagaacttTTGGATTCAGAAGTTCCACCAAAGGCTTCTGAGAAGCAGGAGACAGCTCCTGATGAAGATGGACCTATAGAGCTGGAGACGCGTACTCAGAAAGACAGCGTGCCCGCTGCATCAGACTCTGCAGTGCTCTCTTCGATGCCTTGCTTACTGATGGAACTGAGACGAGACTCCTCGGAGTCTCAGCTAGCATCTGCAGAGAGCGATAAGCCAACGGGTGGTCGAGTTTATGAGAGTGACTCTTCTAATCATTGCatgctttctccttcttccagtGGGCATTTGGCTGACTCAGATACGTTGTCTTCCACAGAAGAGAATGAGCCCTGTCAAGCTGAAGCTGTTGTGGAAGAAGACCCTTCTGGGGtctctggggctgcagctgggaggaaatCCAGGCGATCCAGGTCCGAAAGTGAAACCTCAACAATGGCTGCCAAGAAAAACCGACAGTCTGTTGATAAGCAGAACGGTCGAGTTACCAAGGTAAAAGGTCACCGAAGccaaaagcacaaagaaagaatCCGGCTGTTAAGGCAGAAACGGGAGGCAGCTGCTCGCAAGAAGTACAacctgctgcaggacagcagtaCCAGTGATAGTGACCTGACGTGTGACTCAAGCACGAGTTCATCAGATGATGATGAAGAGGTTTCAGGGAGCAGCAAGACAATCACTGCAGAGATACCAG CTGGCTTCAGTCGTGCTGGGGGATCTGGAGGAGCGACCAGGGAAATTCCAGGATTGCTTGACAGGGGCACCGTGTGGGATAGGAACTGCATAGGCAATGTCCTGGAAGAGGCCATGAACTGCTTTGCCGAGATGCAGAGGCAGACAGAGGAGAAATTTCGCATGTGGATAGAAAAGCTAACCCGTCTTGACACGgatgaagaaagcaagcagcaacTGGAGCCCAGGGAACCTAAAATGCAACTAGTTGGCCAAAGAGTCCCCCCTACCACACAGTCAGGGGCTTTCATACAGATGCCTGATAGCCAAGTACTTCCTCAGCAGTCGTTTAATTCTTACATGGGCTGTCAGAATGTCGATGCTACGCTAGAGTTTCCAGCGACTTTTAATAACAATTTTCCACCTATCTTTCCAGAGAATGGGAATATTGCAGAGCCTGATTTGAATCAATCataa
- the CZH18ORF25 gene encoding uncharacterized protein C18orf25 homolog isoform X2, producing MKMEAVGKAEELLDSEVPPKASEKQETAPDEDGPIELETRTQKDSVPAASDSAVLSSMPCLLMELRRDSSESQLASAESDKPTGGRVYESDSSNHCMLSPSSSGHLADSDTLSSTEENEPCQAEAVVEEDPSGVSGAAAGRKSRRSRSESETSTMAAKKNRQSVDKQNGRVTKVKGHRSQKHKERIRLLRQKREAAARKKYNLLQDSSTSDSDLTCDSSTSSSDDDEEVSGSSKTITAEIPGSQKAFNIQKELHFRKKAGFSRAGGSGGATREIPGLLDRGTVWDRNCIGNVLEEAMNCFAEMQRQTEEKFRMWIEKLTRLDTDEESKQQLEPREPKMQLVGQRVPPTTQSGAFIQMPDSQVLPQQSFNSYMGCQNVDATLEFPATFNNNFPPIFPENGNIAEPDLNQS from the exons ATGAAGATGGAGGCagtgggaaaagcagaagaacttTTGGATTCAGAAGTTCCACCAAAGGCTTCTGAGAAGCAGGAGACAGCTCCTGATGAAGATGGACCTATAGAGCTGGAGACGCGTACTCAGAAAGACAGCGTGCCCGCTGCATCAGACTCTGCAGTGCTCTCTTCGATGCCTTGCTTACTGATGGAACTGAGACGAGACTCCTCGGAGTCTCAGCTAGCATCTGCAGAGAGCGATAAGCCAACGGGTGGTCGAGTTTATGAGAGTGACTCTTCTAATCATTGCatgctttctccttcttccagtGGGCATTTGGCTGACTCAGATACGTTGTCTTCCACAGAAGAGAATGAGCCCTGTCAAGCTGAAGCTGTTGTGGAAGAAGACCCTTCTGGGGtctctggggctgcagctgggaggaaatCCAGGCGATCCAGGTCCGAAAGTGAAACCTCAACAATGGCTGCCAAGAAAAACCGACAGTCTGTTGATAAGCAGAACGGTCGAGTTACCAAGGTAAAAGGTCACCGAAGccaaaagcacaaagaaagaatCCGGCTGTTAAGGCAGAAACGGGAGGCAGCTGCTCGCAAGAAGTACAacctgctgcaggacagcagtaCCAGTGATAGTGACCTGACGTGTGACTCAAGCACGAGTTCATCAGATGATGATGAAGAGGTTTCAGGGAGCAGCAAGACAATCACTGCAGAGATACCAG ggaGTCAAAAGGCATTTAATATTCAAAAGGAACtacattttaggaaaaaag CTGGCTTCAGTCGTGCTGGGGGATCTGGAGGAGCGACCAGGGAAATTCCAGGATTGCTTGACAGGGGCACCGTGTGGGATAGGAACTGCATAGGCAATGTCCTGGAAGAGGCCATGAACTGCTTTGCCGAGATGCAGAGGCAGACAGAGGAGAAATTTCGCATGTGGATAGAAAAGCTAACCCGTCTTGACACGgatgaagaaagcaagcagcaacTGGAGCCCAGGGAACCTAAAATGCAACTAGTTGGCCAAAGAGTCCCCCCTACCACACAGTCAGGGGCTTTCATACAGATGCCTGATAGCCAAGTACTTCCTCAGCAGTCGTTTAATTCTTACATGGGCTGTCAGAATGTCGATGCTACGCTAGAGTTTCCAGCGACTTTTAATAACAATTTTCCACCTATCTTTCCAGAGAATGGGAATATTGCAGAGCCTGATTTGAATCAATCataa
- the LOC121108522 gene encoding translation initiation factor IF-2-like gives MCLSCRNKVTSVEKLLYCTNSTHVDQICEEGTQTRGAGSTAELDSPCSEPYTQPVKRQKDEGNPSEISNEPPELFPAAPTVTKAAQNRGSQRQRSPARPSFHPQPTAEALRLAGSGGRLAPGRARANPRRALRFASVCRERPRGAPAVPGRSVPGGPALQTPSAGRLRSARGCSAEPAFLHLRGTGNETGTRRRVTVTAAPRPSGPTPEQRASPGRVGSTHLDGEGPSWPPPRGGAAGAWAAGRSRVSAAPPTPEKMSAEAAGLCCAPSLPPPEQSSAAQSGRSRQRPLAAESGARRAGGLTARPSVRLSVRRDGMQGPGCGRGTAPSGPAVLRWLLAAQRRGWSRRLLSTP, from the exons ATGTGCCTGAGCTGCAGAAACAAAGTCACATCCGTGGAGAAATTGCTATACTGCACCAACTCTACTCACGTTGATCAGATCTGTGAGGAGGGAACACAAACAA GaggagcaggcagcacagccgAGCTTGATTCTCCTTGCTCAGAGCCGTATACGCAGCCCGTTAAACGCCAGAAGGACGAAGGGAACCCGAGCGAGATAAGCAACGAACCACCTGAACTTTTTCCCGCAGCACCCACAGTAACCAAAGCCGCACAGAACCGTGGGAGCCAACGCCAGCGCAGCCCCGCGCGTCCAAGTTTTcacccacagcccacagccgaAGCGCTGCGGCTCGCCGGGAGCGGCGGACGGCTCGCACCGGGCAGGGCTCGGGCAAACCCCCGCCGGGCACTGCGCTTCGCTTCGGTGTGCCGTGAGAGGCCGCGCGGAGCTCCAGCCGTGCCCGGGCGGTCCGTGCCGGGAGGCCCCGCTCTTCAGACCCCCTCGGCCGGGAGGCTGCGCAGTGCGAGGGGCTGTTCCGCGGAGCCCGCTTTCCTCCACCTCAGGGGGACGGGAAACGAGACCGGGACCCGCCGCCGGGTAACGGTAACGGCTGCGCCGAGGCCAAGCGGCCCGACCCCGGAGCAGCGGGCGAGCCCAGGCCGCGTCGGTTCGACTCACCTGGACGGCGAAGGCCCCTCCTGGCCTCCCCCCCGGgggggagcagctggagcatgGGCGGCCGGGAGGAGCCGGGTCTCCGCCGCGCCCCCGACGCCAGAGAAAATGTCAGCGGAGGCCGCGGGGCTCTGCTGCGCGCCGTCACTTCCGCCGCCGGAGCAGTCGAGCGCCGCGCAGAGCGGCCGCTCCCGACAGCGCCCCCTTGCGGCGGAGAGCGGGGCGCGGAGGGCTGGCGGACTGACCGcccgtccgtctgtccgtctgtccgtccgtcGGGATGGAATGCAAGGCCCGGGCTGCGGGAGGGGAACGGCGCCCTCAGGTCCCGCTGTCCTGCGGTGGCTGCTGGCGGCACAGCGCCGTGGTTGGAGCAGGCGACTTCTGAGCACTCCGTGA